The following proteins come from a genomic window of Lolium rigidum isolate FL_2022 chromosome 5, APGP_CSIRO_Lrig_0.1, whole genome shotgun sequence:
- the LOC124653604 gene encoding cytochrome P450 714C3-like, which translates to MENLLALIFVLLGLALFYLGNILWLRPEKIRKRLRRQGVKGPRPTLLDGNTREMKRIRHELKPMKKQDSNNYISTLFPHLLIWMETYGSVFLYSSGGREILHVSQPDMVKDIGHWTPSELGKPNYLRKSRKALLGRGIFTVNGNEWVYQRNTMAPEFFMDKIKGMIQLIEDSTAPLLEVWENILDSAGGSKEIVVDDYVRNISADVISRACFGSSFSKGEEIFCRLRKLQTAISQQDALVGLSALWKHLPTKSNREIRNLVEEVRLLILELAKATTNNIGAEHSGTYNSLLHAIINGASGPGHGGTSEDFIVSNCKAIYFAGHETTAVTAVWCLMLLATHPEWQERARVEALEVCHSRSTLDANGLQRLKTLTMVIQETLRLYPPASLMLREALTDIKIGELDVPRGTILQVTRLMLHLDKEAWGSDADEFHPSRFANGVAAACKPSHMYAPFGLGLRTCIGQNLAMAELKVVLARLLSRFAFSPSPGYRHQPVFRLTIEPGFGMPLVVTRL; encoded by the exons ATGGAGAACTTACTTGCGCTGATATTTGTTCTTCTTGGCTTAGCTCTGTTTTACTTGGGTAACATCCTATGGCTAAGACCGGAGAAGATAAGGAAGAGGTTGAGAAGGCAAGGAGTGAAGGGTCCCAGGCCTACTTTGCTTGATGGCAACACCAGAGAGATGAAGCGTATCCGACATGAGCTCAAGCCTATGAAGAAGCAAGACAGCAACAACTACATTTCCACCCTCTTCCCTCACCTCCTTATCTGGATGGAAACTTATG GCTCTGTATTCCTGTACTCATCAGGAGGTCGGGAGATATTGCATGTTTCTCAGCCAGATATGGTGAAGGACATAGGCCACTGGACACCATCAGAGCTTGGGAAGCCCAATTATCTGAGGAAATCTCGCAAAGCTCTTCTTGGAAGAGGCATATTTACGGTGAATGGCAATGAATGGGTCTATCAGAGAAATACCATGGCGCCAGAGTTCTTCATGGACAAGATTAAA GGTATGATACAGCTGATTGAGGATTCAACTGCTCCGTTGTTAGAAGTATGGGAGAACATTCTTGATAGTGCAGGAGGGAGCAAGGAGATAGTTGTAGATGATTATGTGCGGAACATCTCAGCAGATGTAATCTCCAGGGCTTGCTTCGGCAGTAGCTTCTCAAAAGGTGAGGAGATATTCTGCAGGCTTAGGAAGCTTCAAACGGCAATTTCTCAACAGGATGCACTTGTAGGACTCTCTGCACTGTG GAAGCACCTGCCTACCAAGAGCAACCGAGAGATACGGAATCTGGTTGAGGAAGTTAGGCTACTGATCCTGGAGCTGGCAAAGGCCACCACGAATAACATTGGAGCTGAGCATTCGGGCACTTATAACAGTCTTCTGCATGCCATCATCAACGGTGCAAGTGGGCCTGGCCATGGTGGCACCTCCGAGGACTTCATCGTCAGCAACTGCAAGGCGATCTACTTTGCAGGGCACGAGACCACGGCGGTTACCGCCGTTTGGTGCCTGATGTTACTGGCCACACACCCGGAGTGGCAGGAGCGTGCCCGCGTCGAGGCACTGGAGGTTTGCCATTCGAGGAGCACATTGGATGCCAATGGCCTCCAACGACTCAAAACT CTGACGATGGTGATCCAAGAAACTCTCCGTCTGTACCCACCGGCATCGCTGATGTTGCGTGAAGCTCTGACGGACATCAAGATCGGCGAACTGGACGTGCCCCGTGGAACGATCCTCCAGGTGACAAGATTGATGCTGCACCTCGACAAGGAGGCCTGGGGCTCGGACGCAGATGAGTTCCACCCCAGCCGGTTCGCCAACGGTGTGGCCGCGGCGTGCAAGCCGTCGCATATGTACGCGCCGTTCGGGCTCGGGCTGAGGACCTGCATCGGGCAGAACCTGGCGATGGCGGAGCTGAAGGTGGTCCTGGCACGCCTGCTGAGCAGGTTTGCCTTCTCGCCGTCGCCGGGTTACCGGCACCAGCCAGTGTTCCGGCTGACCATTGAGCCCGGGTTCGGCATGCCGCTGGTGGTGACAAGGCTGTGA